Proteins encoded together in one Acholeplasma hippikon window:
- the rpoC gene encoding DNA-directed RNA polymerase subunit beta': MANKELLTLPVESLKLSTQALERLKLSGIDRLEDFNTFNLKELQSLLGDSFQEVLPTLIFYKLPRKVSDLSLSDESVNILESAGIYDLEMLLKYDKHALFHIFEEDQFLLKEINDLLALYKQEVLHESLHDDDTIEIGGTKSTPVDAVEAQPASSRKDYGSRTFTHFKIRLASPDEIRNWSYGEVVNHETINYRTSKPEPGGLFDERIFGPTRDYQCACGKKQTVNKGQICPKCGIEITESKVRRERMGHINLEAPVVHTWYLKSSPSRLAILLGIKAKQLEEVVYHAAYIVTDPGHNTPLSKKQILTEQDYSALVEEYGGRFTALTGAEAVKKLLQDLDLDKEVKQLRRRLKTASKQKRDRIIKRLEVVEAFNNSDNKPEWMVMDVIPVIPPDLRPMVPLDGGRFATTDLNDLYRRILNRNNRLKKQKEQMAPRLITKNEKRMLQEAVDALFDNAKRGKKAAVERNRHLKSLSDLLRGKQGRFRQNLLGKRVDYSGRSVIIVGPDLEMYQCGIPREMAITLFKPFILRELQLTTGAEKKNANAKYEKRDEDTWRALEKVVREHPVLLNRAPTLHRLGIQAFEPKLIDGKAIRLHPLVTPAFNADFDGDQMAVHVPLSPEAQAEARLLMLASNNILNPKDGKPVVTPSQDMVLGNYYLTIEERLDRDFGADVERAEEHRFKHRNEGKFYSSIEEAKIAYDNKEITLHTRIIMKPQAVKHTFTEAQNEMYLVTTLGKLIFNEILPDTFPYVNEPTVTNLEEKTPDKYFIPKGVNPKEFLNAMPSPQPFKKKFLSLVIARVFKIFHISETSKMLDKLKDLGFKYSTVAGITISFADINVYSKKETELKKTQAEIDAIEEMYELGLSTESERKKQVIEKWTNLRAQIQQDVMNEFDKSNNIFMMADSGARGNVSNFTQLIGMRGLMSNPKGETIEVPVTSSFREGLTVSEFFISTHGARKGSTDTALKTAESGYLTRRLVDVSQDVIIVEDDCGSNHGLLVEAIIDESGKDVVPLYDRILGRFAAKDVVNPKTGEVFVKRNELITDEIASAITKAGIKSVEIRSTLTCNSDHGICAKDYGINLATNKYVEVGEAIGVVAAQSIGEPGTQLTMRTFHTGGVASGADITQGLPRIQELFEARNPKGKSVISEVRGKVKEVSRKGGSVMITVADAKDNEFKYTLDPNIESLVKKGDTVEAGQKLSNGSINPKELLRVADTTKASEYILEEVQKVYRAQGVEISDKHVEVIIRQMLRRIMVVIEGDTDLLPGTEVSIAEFKRANRKALQEKKRLAVGRPILLGITRASLRSDSFLSAASFQETTRILTDAAIKGKRDELHGLKENVIIGGLIPAGTGILKEKSFYYDKPQSQLPAFEDDVE, translated from the coding sequence ATGGCTAACAAAGAACTATTAACTTTACCAGTTGAATCACTAAAATTATCTACACAAGCGCTAGAAAGATTAAAACTCTCAGGTATTGATCGTTTAGAAGATTTTAATACATTTAATTTAAAAGAATTACAAAGTCTATTAGGTGATTCTTTCCAAGAAGTATTACCAACATTAATTTTCTATAAATTACCAAGAAAAGTATCAGATTTATCTTTATCAGATGAAAGTGTAAATATCTTAGAATCAGCAGGTATTTATGATTTAGAAATGTTATTAAAGTATGACAAACATGCTTTATTCCACATTTTTGAAGAAGATCAATTCTTATTAAAAGAAATTAACGATTTATTAGCTTTATACAAACAAGAAGTTTTACATGAATCATTACATGATGATGACACAATTGAAATTGGTGGTACTAAATCTACGCCTGTTGATGCGGTAGAAGCACAACCAGCTTCAAGCAGAAAAGATTATGGTTCAAGAACTTTCACTCACTTCAAGATTAGATTAGCTTCACCAGATGAGATCAGAAACTGGTCTTATGGTGAAGTAGTTAATCATGAAACAATTAACTACCGTACAAGCAAACCTGAACCAGGTGGACTATTTGATGAAAGAATCTTTGGTCCAACTCGTGACTACCAATGTGCTTGCGGTAAAAAACAAACAGTAAACAAAGGTCAAATCTGTCCAAAATGTGGTATCGAAATTACTGAATCTAAGGTAAGACGTGAACGTATGGGTCACATCAACTTAGAAGCTCCAGTTGTTCACACATGGTATTTAAAGAGCTCACCTTCAAGATTAGCAATTCTATTAGGAATCAAAGCTAAACAATTAGAAGAAGTTGTATACCATGCGGCTTACATTGTTACTGATCCAGGGCATAACACGCCATTATCTAAGAAACAAATTTTAACTGAACAAGATTATTCTGCATTAGTTGAAGAATACGGTGGAAGATTCACTGCATTAACTGGTGCTGAAGCCGTTAAGAAGTTATTACAAGATTTAGACTTAGATAAAGAAGTTAAACAATTACGTCGTCGTTTAAAGACTGCTTCTAAACAAAAACGTGATCGTATCATTAAACGTTTAGAAGTTGTTGAAGCATTCAATAATTCTGACAATAAACCTGAATGGATGGTTATGGATGTTATTCCAGTTATCCCACCAGATTTACGTCCAATGGTTCCGCTTGATGGTGGTAGATTTGCTACAACAGACTTAAACGATTTATATCGTCGTATTTTAAACCGTAATAACCGTTTAAAGAAACAAAAAGAACAAATGGCACCACGCTTAATTACTAAGAACGAAAAACGTATGTTACAAGAAGCGGTTGACGCATTATTTGACAATGCTAAACGTGGTAAGAAAGCTGCTGTTGAAAGAAATAGACATCTTAAATCATTATCTGATTTATTACGTGGTAAACAAGGTCGTTTCCGTCAAAACTTACTTGGTAAACGTGTTGACTACTCAGGACGTTCAGTAATTATCGTCGGACCGGACTTAGAAATGTACCAATGTGGTATTCCACGTGAAATGGCGATTACATTATTCAAGCCATTTATCTTAAGAGAATTACAATTAACTACTGGCGCTGAAAAGAAAAATGCCAATGCTAAATATGAAAAGCGTGATGAAGATACATGGAGAGCATTAGAAAAGGTTGTTCGTGAACATCCAGTTCTATTAAACCGTGCCCCAACACTTCACAGACTTGGTATTCAAGCATTTGAACCTAAATTAATTGATGGTAAAGCAATTCGTCTTCACCCATTAGTTACACCAGCCTTCAACGCTGACTTCGACGGTGACCAAATGGCCGTTCACGTTCCACTTTCACCAGAAGCACAAGCTGAAGCAAGATTATTAATGTTAGCTTCAAATAACATCTTAAACCCTAAAGATGGTAAACCAGTTGTTACGCCATCTCAAGACATGGTTTTAGGTAACTATTATTTAACAATTGAAGAAAGATTAGACAGAGACTTTGGTGCTGATGTTGAACGTGCAGAAGAACACAGATTCAAACACAGAAACGAAGGTAAATTTTACTCTTCAATCGAAGAAGCTAAGATTGCTTACGATAATAAAGAAATTACATTACATACAAGAATCATTATGAAACCTCAAGCTGTAAAACATACATTCACTGAGGCTCAAAATGAAATGTATTTAGTTACTACATTAGGTAAGTTAATTTTCAATGAAATCTTACCCGATACATTCCCATATGTTAACGAACCAACTGTAACTAACTTAGAAGAAAAAACTCCGGATAAATACTTTATTCCAAAAGGTGTTAATCCAAAAGAATTCTTAAATGCAATGCCATCTCCGCAACCATTTAAGAAGAAATTCCTATCATTAGTTATTGCTCGTGTATTCAAGATTTTCCATATTTCTGAAACATCTAAGATGTTAGACAAACTTAAAGACTTAGGATTTAAATATTCTACAGTTGCAGGGATCACAATTTCATTTGCTGATATCAACGTTTACTCTAAGAAAGAAACAGAACTTAAGAAGACTCAAGCAGAAATTGATGCAATTGAAGAAATGTATGAACTTGGTCTTTCAACTGAATCAGAAAGAAAGAAACAAGTTATTGAAAAATGGACTAACCTTAGAGCTCAAATTCAACAAGACGTCATGAATGAGTTCGATAAGAGCAACAATATCTTCATGATGGCTGACTCAGGAGCCCGTGGTAACGTATCAAACTTCACTCAGTTAATTGGTATGCGTGGTCTGATGAGTAACCCTAAAGGGGAAACTATTGAAGTCCCAGTTACATCTTCATTCCGTGAAGGTTTAACAGTTTCTGAATTCTTCATCTCAACACACGGTGCGCGTAAAGGTTCTACCGATACAGCCTTAAAGACTGCTGAATCAGGTTACTTAACTCGTCGTTTAGTTGACGTTTCACAAGATGTTATCATTGTTGAAGATGATTGTGGATCAAATCATGGTTTACTTGTAGAAGCTATTATTGACGAATCAGGTAAAGATGTTGTTCCATTATATGATAGAATCTTAGGTCGTTTTGCAGCTAAAGATGTTGTAAATCCTAAGACTGGTGAAGTATTCGTTAAACGTAATGAATTAATCACTGATGAAATTGCATCAGCAATTACTAAAGCAGGTATTAAATCAGTTGAAATTAGATCAACATTAACATGTAACTCAGATCATGGCATTTGTGCTAAAGATTATGGTATTAACTTAGCAACAAATAAATATGTAGAAGTTGGGGAAGCAATTGGGGTTGTCGCAGCGCAATCAATTGGTGAACCAGGTACTCAGTTAACCATGCGTACATTCCATACAGGTGGGGTCGCATCAGGTGCCGATATTACTCAAGGTCTTCCACGTATCCAAGAATTATTTGAAGCACGTAATCCAAAAGGTAAATCAGTTATTTCTGAAGTTCGCGGTAAAGTTAAAGAAGTATCACGTAAAGGTGGCTCTGTAATGATTACTGTCGCTGATGCTAAAGACAATGAATTTAAATACACATTAGATCCAAATATTGAATCACTAGTTAAGAAAGGCGATACAGTAGAAGCTGGTCAAAAACTTTCTAACGGTTCAATCAATCCAAAAGAATTATTAAGAGTTGCAGATACTACAAAAGCAAGCGAATATATCTTAGAAGAAGTTCAAAAGGTATATCGTGCGCAAGGGGTAGAAATTTCTGATAAACACGTTGAAGTTATTATTCGTCAAATGTTAAGACGTATCATGGTAGTTATTGAAGGTGACACTGATTTATTACCAGGTACTGAAGTATCAATTGCTGAATTCAAACGTGCTAATAGAAAAGCTCTTCAAGAGAAGAAACGTCTTGCAGTTGGACGTCCAATCTTACTAGGTATTACACGTGCTTCATTACGCAGTGATTCATTCTTATCTGCTGCATCATTCCAAGAAACTACAAGAATCTTAACTGATGCTGCAATTAAAGGAAAACGTGATGAATTACACGGATTAAAAGAAAATGTAATTATCGGTGGATTAATCCCTGCAGGTACAGGTATCTTAAAAGAAAAATCTTTCTATTACGATAAACCACAATCTCAATTACCAGCGTTTGAAGACGACGTAGAATAA
- the rpoB gene encoding DNA-directed RNA polymerase subunit beta: MGYKTDKYGKKVERRNYSKMLHNVELPNLIEIQTSSFDEFIKTGINELLVDISPIEGHNGDLKLYFEESFLAEPKYSINDTKLRDLNYSRQLSARVKLENAVTGEVRESMVLMTDLPMMTPSGTFVINGAERVVVSQIVRSSGVYYTSELDKKINDIKYSAQVIPTRGAWIEYEQGSKEILYAKLDRSKKVPLTTFIRALGFTTKKEIEETFGKNGLLTATFEKDEAKSPNDAVIELYSKLRQGEKVPADAAREFIRLRLFDRRRYDLAAVGRYKFNKKLDVLSRVQGAYLVNDVMKDGEVLVAKHTHLTKEVIELLKENRDAFRKEIISKENNLQNETAEEILATTLPDGGDMLYAKENIVNLRTGEVLVKRNEAITEEVINLLRRNRQSIDEKVIKYFLTSDVYAKEASRQGVIVEMLDIYTLDENNIKSNVIRVIGSDQRETREHIVLSDIVASISYYLNLYDKIGNVDDIDHLGNRRLRLIGELLKNQFRIGLARAEKNIKDKMSTTNFNDATPANIINMTPLVGAIKTFFGSSQLSQFMDQINPLAELTQKRRVSALGTGGIARDRAGVEVRDVHNSHYGRLCPIETPEGPSIGLISSLATYAKVDDYGFIKTPFLKVVKNEEGHPLVTDEVVYLTADQEGDEVIASAASPVNADGTFKENKVIARANGETTILDSQSVTYMDVSPKQLVSVASASIPFLEHDDASRALMGANMQRQAVPLLKPTSPIVGTGIEHKAAKDSGAVVVAHHAGYVTYVDAKKVIITREPKEDVKVGNKVIYKVGGDFNYAIAKQLYDYKLAETDTYEFIQFFRSNQDTLVLQSPIVFQGEYVEAGDVIGDGPSTEKGELALGRNVTVAFMTWEGYNYEDAVIMCEDLVKNDVYTSIHIDEYEIETRDLKQSNGKEEITREIPNVGQEAVKYLDERGIIIPGSEVKEGDILVGKITPKGVFEPTPSEKLIHAVIGDKAKEYRDSSLRVPHGGGGVVQSVQYFSKKNGDQLPAGVNEQIRVYIAKKRKITEGDKMAGRHGNKGVISKILPREDMPYMADGTYVDIMLNPLGVPSRMNIGQILEIHLGISAKKLGIKVATPVFDGVSDQDLKEIMAEAGIAPDGKTVLYDGRTGEPFQNRISVGVMYMIKLSHMVDDKLHARNVGPYTLVTQQPMGGKAQNGGQRFGEMEVWALYAYGAANTLQEMLTVKSDDMLGRNKVYYAITHGQEIPKASIPESFRVLTRELQALGLYVELVDAENGENEAIKSLVDSSKTKGGLR, encoded by the coding sequence ATGGGATATAAAACCGACAAATACGGCAAAAAAGTAGAGCGACGTAACTATTCAAAAATGTTACACAATGTAGAATTACCAAACCTTATCGAAATACAAACTTCTTCATTTGATGAATTTATTAAAACAGGAATCAATGAGTTATTAGTTGATATTTCTCCGATTGAAGGACACAATGGCGATTTAAAGTTATATTTTGAAGAAAGCTTCTTAGCTGAGCCAAAATATTCAATTAATGATACCAAATTACGTGATTTAAACTATTCTAGACAGTTATCTGCAAGAGTTAAATTAGAAAATGCAGTAACTGGTGAAGTTAGAGAATCAATGGTCTTAATGACTGATCTACCTATGATGACTCCATCAGGGACTTTTGTCATTAATGGCGCTGAACGTGTTGTTGTCTCACAAATCGTAAGATCATCTGGTGTTTACTACACATCTGAACTTGATAAAAAGATTAACGACATTAAATATTCTGCTCAAGTTATTCCAACTCGTGGTGCTTGGATTGAATATGAACAAGGATCAAAAGAAATTCTCTATGCAAAACTTGATAGATCTAAGAAGGTTCCATTAACAACTTTCATTAGAGCATTAGGTTTCACTACTAAGAAAGAAATTGAAGAAACATTTGGTAAGAATGGTTTATTAACTGCTACATTTGAAAAAGATGAAGCAAAATCACCAAATGATGCCGTAATCGAATTATATTCTAAATTACGTCAAGGCGAAAAAGTTCCTGCTGATGCAGCACGCGAATTTATTCGTTTAAGATTATTCGACAGACGTCGTTATGACTTAGCGGCGGTTGGTCGTTATAAATTTAACAAAAAATTAGATGTTTTATCACGTGTTCAAGGTGCTTATTTAGTAAACGACGTTATGAAAGATGGCGAAGTATTAGTTGCTAAACACACACACTTAACAAAAGAAGTTATTGAATTATTAAAAGAAAACCGTGATGCATTTAGAAAAGAAATTATTTCTAAAGAAAACAACTTACAAAATGAAACTGCTGAAGAAATCTTAGCAACTACATTACCAGATGGCGGCGATATGCTTTATGCTAAAGAAAATATCGTTAACTTAAGAACTGGTGAAGTTTTAGTTAAGAGAAATGAAGCAATTACTGAAGAAGTTATTAACTTATTAAGAAGAAACAGACAATCAATTGATGAAAAAGTTATCAAATATTTCTTAACATCAGATGTTTATGCTAAAGAAGCTAGTCGACAAGGTGTTATTGTTGAAATGTTAGATATCTATACATTAGATGAAAATAACATCAAATCAAATGTAATTAGAGTGATTGGTTCTGACCAAAGAGAAACAAGAGAACATATCGTATTATCAGATATTGTTGCATCTATCTCATACTATTTAAACCTTTATGACAAGATTGGTAATGTTGATGACATTGACCATTTAGGTAACCGTCGTTTACGTTTAATTGGTGAATTATTAAAGAACCAATTTAGAATCGGTTTAGCTAGAGCCGAAAAGAACATTAAAGATAAGATGTCTACAACTAACTTTAATGATGCTACACCAGCAAATATTATCAATATGACTCCATTAGTGGGTGCGATCAAAACATTCTTTGGTTCATCACAATTATCACAATTCATGGATCAAATTAACCCACTTGCTGAATTAACTCAAAAACGTAGAGTTTCAGCTTTAGGTACAGGTGGTATCGCTAGAGACCGTGCCGGTGTTGAAGTACGTGACGTCCACAACTCTCACTACGGTAGATTATGTCCAATTGAAACACCAGAAGGTCCATCAATTGGTTTAATCTCATCACTTGCTACATATGCTAAAGTGGATGACTATGGCTTTATTAAAACGCCTTTCTTAAAGGTTGTTAAAAATGAAGAAGGGCACCCATTGGTAACAGATGAAGTTGTATACTTAACTGCTGACCAAGAAGGTGATGAAGTTATTGCTTCAGCAGCTTCTCCAGTGAATGCTGATGGTACATTCAAAGAAAATAAAGTAATCGCTCGTGCGAACGGTGAAACAACAATCTTAGATTCACAATCAGTAACTTATATGGACGTAAGCCCTAAACAATTAGTGTCAGTTGCCTCTGCCTCAATTCCATTCTTAGAACACGATGACGCGTCACGTGCCTTAATGGGAGCGAACATGCAACGTCAAGCTGTTCCATTATTAAAACCAACTTCACCAATTGTTGGTACAGGTATTGAACACAAGGCTGCTAAAGACTCTGGTGCAGTTGTTGTTGCTCATCATGCTGGTTATGTAACATATGTTGATGCTAAGAAAGTTATTATTACAAGAGAACCAAAAGAAGATGTTAAAGTTGGTAACAAAGTAATTTATAAAGTTGGTGGCGACTTTAACTATGCAATCGCTAAACAATTATATGATTACAAGTTAGCTGAAACTGATACATATGAATTCATCCAATTCTTTAGATCAAACCAAGATACATTAGTTTTACAATCACCAATTGTATTCCAAGGTGAATATGTAGAAGCTGGTGATGTTATTGGTGATGGTCCATCAACAGAAAAAGGTGAATTAGCATTAGGTAGAAACGTAACAGTTGCCTTCATGACTTGGGAAGGTTATAACTATGAAGACGCCGTTATTATGTGCGAAGACTTAGTTAAAAATGACGTTTATACTTCAATTCATATTGATGAATACGAAATTGAAACTCGTGATTTAAAACAATCTAACGGTAAAGAAGAAATTACAAGAGAAATTCCTAACGTTGGACAAGAAGCTGTTAAGTACTTAGATGAACGTGGAATCATTATTCCTGGTTCAGAAGTAAAAGAAGGCGACATTTTAGTTGGTAAGATTACACCTAAAGGTGTATTTGAACCAACACCATCAGAAAAATTAATTCATGCTGTTATCGGAGATAAAGCTAAAGAATATAGAGACTCATCATTACGTGTTCCACATGGTGGTGGTGGGGTTGTACAATCAGTACAATACTTTAGCAAGAAAAATGGTGATCAACTTCCTGCTGGTGTAAACGAACAAATTAGAGTTTACATTGCTAAGAAGAGAAAGATTACTGAAGGAGATAAGATGGCTGGTCGTCACGGTAATAAAGGGGTTATCTCTAAGATCTTACCAAGAGAAGACATGCCATACATGGCTGATGGTACATACGTTGATATCATGTTAAACCCACTTGGGGTTCCATCACGTATGAACATTGGACAAATTTTAGAAATTCACTTAGGTATTTCTGCTAAAAAATTAGGTATCAAGGTTGCTACACCAGTATTTGATGGTGTAAGTGACCAAGACTTAAAAGAAATCATGGCTGAAGCTGGTATCGCTCCAGACGGTAAGACAGTTCTTTATGATGGACGTACAGGTGAACCATTCCAAAACAGAATTTCTGTTGGGGTAATGTACATGATTAAATTATCACACATGGTTGATGATAAGTTACACGCTAGAAACGTTGGACCTTACACATTAGTTACTCAACAACCAATGGGTGGTAAAGCGCAAAACGGTGGACAAAGATTTGGGGAAATGGAAGTTTGGGCATTATATGCTTATGGAGCTGCCAATACTCTTCAAGAAATGTTAACTGTTAAATCAGATGATATGCTAGGAAGAAACAAAGTCTACTATGCAATCACTCACGGTCAAGAAATTCCAAAAGCCTCAATCCCAGAATCATTTAGAGTATTAACAAGAGAACTACAAGCTTTAGGTTTATATGTTGAACTTGTCGATGCTGAAAATGGTGAGAATGAAGCAATCAAGAGTTTAGTTGACTCCTCTAAAACTAAGGGAGGGCTTAGATAA
- a CDS encoding class I SAM-dependent methyltransferase: MSHYFINDPNLKSQERVYHINFANQPFEFTTDKGVFSQDGLDFGSELLLKEVQIKPETKTLLDVGCGVGVLGIILKKLNPGLEVTMSDVNLRALSLAKKNAQKNQIDAKIIESNLYEHIDDKFDLIISNPPIRAGKKIIYTLYSDAIKHLNAGGELWIVVRKQQGAKSTIEFLKTRYDQVDVVARDKGFYIIKSKKN; this comes from the coding sequence ATGAGTCACTATTTTATCAACGATCCAAACCTGAAAAGTCAAGAAAGAGTCTATCATATCAACTTTGCAAATCAGCCTTTTGAATTCACAACAGATAAGGGCGTTTTTAGTCAAGATGGACTGGATTTTGGGTCTGAATTACTACTAAAAGAAGTTCAAATAAAACCAGAAACAAAAACACTATTAGACGTTGGTTGTGGTGTAGGTGTCTTAGGAATAATATTAAAGAAATTAAATCCTGGACTTGAAGTAACCATGTCAGATGTCAATTTGCGAGCACTTTCGCTAGCTAAGAAAAACGCTCAAAAAAATCAAATTGATGCAAAGATTATTGAATCAAATTTGTATGAACATATTGATGATAAATTTGATTTAATAATTTCAAATCCTCCAATTCGTGCGGGTAAAAAAATTATCTATACTTTATACAGTGATGCAATCAAGCATTTAAATGCTGGGGGAGAATTGTGGATTGTTGTTAGAAAACAACAAGGTGCAAAGTCAACCATCGAATTCTTGAAGACACGCTATGATCAAGTAGATGTTGTTGCGAGAGATAAAGGCTTTTATATTATAAAATCGAAAAAAAATTAA
- the rplL gene encoding 50S ribosomal protein L7/L12 → MAKLTKQAFVEALKEMSLLEIKELVDGLKEEFGIDPTAVAVAAGPVAGAAAAEEKTEFDVILKSFGDKKIEVIKVMRAVTGLGLVEAKALVETADAKIKEKAKKEEAEKIKADFEAAGATVAIV, encoded by the coding sequence ATGGCTAAATTAACAAAACAAGCTTTCGTAGAAGCTTTAAAAGAAATGTCTTTATTAGAAATCAAAGAATTAGTTGATGGATTAAAAGAAGAATTCGGAATCGACCCAACTGCTGTAGCTGTTGCTGCTGGTCCAGTTGCTGGTGCAGCTGCTGCTGAAGAAAAAACTGAATTCGACGTTATCTTAAAATCATTCGGAGATAAGAAAATCGAAGTAATCAAAGTTATGCGTGCTGTAACTGGTTTAGGATTAGTAGAAGCTAAGGCTTTAGTTGAAACTGCTGATGCTAAGATCAAAGAAAAAGCTAAGAAAGAAGAAGCTGAAAAAATTAAAGCTGACTTCGAAGCAGCTGGCGCAACTGTTGCTATCGTTTAA
- the rplJ gene encoding 50S ribosomal protein L10, producing MQKAIIARKAEDVKVLTEKFAMAKTVVVFEYAGLDVAAFTKLRIDLHKQNIDVKVYKNNITRRAAELAGFGALNDSLVGPLAVAISYDDVVAPAKSVADFAKTNKTVVIRSGVIEKEVVGAAEINALANLPSRETLLTQLAAGLLMPVKELAVGLNMLTEGSN from the coding sequence ATGCAAAAAGCAATTATTGCACGTAAAGCTGAAGATGTTAAAGTTTTAACTGAAAAGTTTGCAATGGCTAAAACAGTTGTCGTATTCGAATATGCTGGATTAGATGTAGCTGCATTCACTAAGTTAAGAATTGATCTTCACAAACAAAACATTGATGTAAAAGTTTACAAAAACAATATCACAAGACGTGCCGCTGAATTAGCAGGGTTTGGTGCGTTAAATGACTCACTAGTTGGGCCATTAGCTGTTGCAATCTCATATGATGATGTTGTAGCTCCAGCTAAGAGCGTAGCGGATTTTGCTAAAACTAACAAAACGGTTGTGATTAGAAGTGGTGTTATTGAAAAAGAAGTTGTTGGTGCTGCTGAAATTAATGCTTTAGCAAACTTACCATCAAGAGAAACTTTATTAACACAATTAGCTGCTGGATTATTAATGCCAGTGAAAGAATTAGCAGTAGGTTTAAATATGCTTACTGAAGGTTCAAATTAA
- the rplA gene encoding 50S ribosomal protein L1, with protein sequence MMKRGKKYLQAAALVDKTVKYSGSEAVELAKKTSTVKFDATVEAAFRLNVDPRKADQNLRGAISLPHGTGKTVRVIVVAKSDKAKEALAAGADEAGDVELIEKISKGWFDFDVMVATPDMMAQLGKLGRVLGPKGLMPNPKTGTVTLDVAKAVQEIKAGKIEYRTDKVGNIQVPIGKVSFDANKLQENLLAIYGQLVRIKPATVKGTYIKNITVSSTMGPGIHIDENNIRK encoded by the coding sequence ATCATGAAAAGAGGAAAGAAATACTTACAGGCTGCTGCTTTAGTAGATAAAACAGTTAAGTACTCAGGTTCTGAAGCTGTAGAATTAGCTAAAAAGACAAGCACTGTTAAGTTCGACGCAACTGTAGAAGCTGCATTCCGCTTAAACGTTGACCCTAGAAAAGCTGACCAAAACTTAAGAGGAGCTATTAGCTTACCTCATGGTACTGGTAAAACTGTTAGAGTAATCGTTGTTGCTAAATCAGATAAAGCTAAAGAAGCTTTAGCTGCTGGTGCTGACGAAGCAGGAGATGTAGAATTAATCGAAAAGATTAGCAAAGGTTGGTTCGATTTTGATGTAATGGTAGCAACTCCAGATATGATGGCTCAGTTAGGTAAATTAGGTAGAGTATTAGGTCCTAAAGGATTAATGCCAAACCCTAAAACTGGTACTGTAACATTAGACGTTGCTAAAGCTGTACAAGAAATTAAAGCTGGTAAAATTGAATATAGAACAGATAAAGTTGGTAACATCCAAGTTCCAATCGGAAAAGTTTCATTCGATGCGAACAAGTTACAAGAAAACTTACTTGCAATCTATGGTCAATTAGTAAGAATTAAACCTGCTACAGTTAAAGGTACTTACATCAAAAATATTACTGTTTCTTCAACAATGGGACCTGGTATCCATATTGATGAAAACAACATTAGAAAATAA
- the rplK gene encoding 50S ribosomal protein L11, with protein MAEKKVVKQVKLQIPAGKATPAPPVGPALGQAQVNIPQFVKMFNDMTQNMIGYVVPVIISVYEDRTFTIVTKTPPASDLLKKAAGITSGAKNAKKEKVATITKAQLEEIAKTKMPDLNAYTVEAAAKIIAGTAKQMGIAISE; from the coding sequence ATGGCAGAAAAGAAAGTTGTCAAACAAGTTAAATTACAAATCCCTGCAGGGAAAGCAACTCCAGCGCCACCAGTTGGTCCAGCACTAGGTCAAGCTCAAGTTAATATCCCTCAATTTGTTAAAATGTTTAACGATATGACGCAAAATATGATCGGGTATGTTGTTCCTGTTATTATCTCAGTTTACGAAGATAGAACATTTACAATCGTTACTAAGACACCACCAGCTTCTGACTTACTTAAGAAAGCTGCAGGAATCACTTCTGGCGCTAAAAACGCTAAGAAAGAAAAAGTTGCAACTATCACTAAAGCTCAGTTAGAAGAGATTGCAAAAACAAAGATGCCTGATTTAAACGCATATACTGTTGAAGCAGCAGCTAAAATCATTGCTGGAACTGCAAAACAAATGGGCATCGCCATTTCAGAATAA